The segment CAGTAAAGGTACCGGTATGCCCATTTAAAGTAACCAGTTCCAACGTTGATCCGCCACCCACCACAAAAACATTATCTTGAGCAATCGTGGCAGTATTATTGCCAAAAGCAATGTCAATGCCACCTTGGACAATAATCATCCGGTTTGTCCCCAAACTGCCAATTTTATTGTAGGGGTTCATAACGCCGCTATCCACAAACTCAACCGCATCAAGGGGGGCATTGGTATTGCTAGCTTTCAAGCCAGCACGTTCGGCAAAAGAATTGCCCCGTTTTTCCTGGGTGCGGAGACCGCGATCAAACACGGTGCGCACAGGGGCGCGGTTAACAAAGCTTTCGGAAGCACCAGCCAAATCGCCGCCAAAATGCCAGGTTAGACCAGCCGTAAACACGGCCTGGGTGCGCCGGTTGTCTGCATATTGGTTGCTTTTGTTGTGGTGACGGACATTAACCCCAGCCTCAATAGCTAAGCCATTGCCAAAGCCAAGGCCAAATTTCACACCGCCATGGACCCCAACCAGGTTTTTGCCCTGACGGTCATAGACATAGATGCCAGCATTGGGGGTGATGCTAAAGCTGCCTAAATTCAATTCATATTGGGCATTCAAATTAACCCCGAAGCGATTTTGCTCGGTGCTTTTTTCCTGACCAACCAGCCACAGATTGCAAATCTTGGTTGTCGTATTGGTGGGGTTGCTACATTCCGTACTACCGGGTTGGTCGCGGAATTCTCCTTCGGCCGCGCCAGAGTTTTTAACACTCCGTTCTTTTTTGCCCACCGGGATTTGTAAAGTGCTGCTGAGGGTGAACCCACCTAACCCAATTTCCAAGGTTGGCTTTACAGCATAAAACATTTTATTGCTTTCGCCTTTTTGCATGCCAAAGGTTAGCAAACTGCCCATACCAAAACTATTGCCCAGCATAAAGCGGGCACCAACGCCCACATCCGCAAAGGGATTGTGATCTTGGAACCCACCATCCAGATAAGCACCAAAACCGCCGAACGGTATCCAAGCTTTGGCATCCATGCCGAAGCCGCCGCCACCCGTTATTTTCGTTGCCCCAACACCCAATGACCCTGATTGTGCATGGGCTGACCCCATGACACCTACTGTTAAAGCCAGTACACACCCACCTTGTAATAATCGGTTATAAAATTGTCTCATGTCATGTTCCTTTTTTGCTATCTGTGTGAAGATCGTGCGGATACAAGCCCTATTCCTCAGCAACCAATTTGACCTGATGTTTTTCCATAAACTTCACGTTTTTTGATCCTCGCTTGTCAACTAAACACAATGACCATCGGCACTCTATGACCCGCCTTACCAAAAAAAATAGGGGCCTACATAAGAAAAAATAATGGCCCTCATTGGCGGGGCAAACCCTGAAACATCATTGGAAAAGGCAATGGCCAATTATTCTTGAGCTTAATCCTTCTGGTATAGCGTCGATCATCATTTGAGGAATTAACTTGCAAGCTGTTTCAACGGGCGGCGCAGACCATTTTTTATTGCTAAAAGTTTTTTCTGTTTTTCTTAAGAGGGTTGAATAGCCAAATCTGCCCATTCGCCTCAATCATCAAACCAATATCCGTTAATCAGTCATTAACCTTATCTTGCTAATAATAATGCCTCACCCAAAAGGATGGTGAAAGCGCTAGTCAAGTTAAAACAGCAGTAACCTTCACCCACCGCGTAACGCAACATTATTAAAAACACCAAGGTAGGAGAGCGATCATGCGAAGAACCACAACAATTTTTATGGAACAACGGCAGGGCTGGAGATATTTATCCCAGGCGGTATATCCATCAGCATGAACGGCTATATCCGCTTATTTGATAAGGACAAGAAAGTAACGGGGCCAGCAGTTCCTCAAGCATGGCCTCCACCTTAGAGTTGACCTGCGGGGTGCAAACGGTTTTCTGGCTTTAAACAGCCAGAAATTGACTGTGGAAGATCTAAAAATAACCGGTGCTAACCCATGCATCCCCTACCTATTCAGCCAAGTGATCAGAATCAGATCAATCTTTTATTCCCCGGGCAAACGGGGCTGGATTAAGAATGATCATTGACCCAGTTTTCAACCAGAAATTTTTCAATGGAATCGGAGCTAAAGGGAAGATGCCCACTGCCCTGGTTTTGCAACCGTTGTTGAAGCTCGGCCACGGTAAACCAACGCGGCCTCAACTAATTCCTCTTTGTCCAAAACGAAAGCGCTTGAGGCCGCTTGCGCCCGGAACCCCACCATTAATCCCGACGGAAAAGGCCAGGCTTGCGATGCCTGATAGGTCACTTGCGTCACGACCAACCCTGCTTCCTCCATCACTTCCCGCTTGACCGCATTTTCCAAACTTTCGCCAATATCAACAAACCCAGCCAAGGTTGAATACCGTCCCTCCGCCGACCCCTGATGGCGAGCCAGCAAACAACGCACAGGATTGCCCGGCAATTCCACCAGCATAATCACCGCCGGGGCAATTTGCGGAAAAAATAACGTGCTACAATTTTGATGGACACAAGCACGAAAATGGCCGCCATTTTTACTGATGGTTTTTTGGCCGCACACCCCGCAGAATTGCTGGCGGCGATGCCAATATAGCAGGCCACGAGCGTAAGCCAGGACATCACCATCCTTGGCCGTGAATTTTCCAAGCAAAGCGCGTATTTCTATAACCATGGAAGCCTGCAGCAATTGCAGCGCAACCGCTTGGGGGATGGCGGAAAGGTCAACCGCAAAAACCGCCTGTTCCTGATCAAGGCCTAAGAAGAATGCCTCGCTTCCCAAGCTTAACTGGTGGAACCTTTCTTGGGATAAGATGATGGGCGCATCGGCGGGCAAAGCCAAAAAACATTGATTGTGCCATAGCGGGATAAACAAACTGTCCTGCTTATCCTGAACTTCCTTAACCCATTGCGGGTTTTGCCGGATTTGGTGGGCACGGTTAAGCCATTGCCCCGAGTAAGATAAGGAGTAAGATAAGGAAAAATTGGTCATGATCAGTTCCTTTACCTTCATTTTTAGGTGGGGATTAAAGCCCTAAAATCATTGCTTGGGATTAAGATCACGCGCTTTTACCTACCAATTGGTGATCAAGCTTCCCCCCTTCTCCCCCAACGAGTGAGTGTGCTTATCCCACAACTATGCCAAAAATATGCCCGATACCGGCGGTAGTCGCCATGGCCAACGCCCCCCAAAAGGTAACCCGCAGGATGGGTGCCCTTATTTTAGCGCCCCCCGTTTTGGCGCCTGCCAGCCCCAATAGGGCCATAAAAAATAAAGAAGACACCACGATACCGGGTATAAGCAAACGGGCGGGGGATAATACGATCACCAACAAGGGTAAGGCCGCTCCCACTGAAAACGAAACGGCAGAAGTCCAAGCCGCCTGCACCGGGCGAGCGTTGGTGATTTCGGTAATGCCCAATTCATCACGGGCATGCGCTAGCAACGCATCCTTCTCCATCAATTGTTCAGCCACCTGGCGCGCCAGCTTTAGCTCGACCCCGCGTTTGACGTAACTTTGGGTTAATTCCTCAAGTTCCAGGCCGATATTGTCGTGCAGTTCCTGCCGCTCGCGTGCCAAATCTGCCTGTTCAGCATCGGCCTGCGAACAGACAGATACATATTCCCCGGCAGCCATGGACATGGCTCCGGCCACCAACCCTGCGGTTCCGGCCAGCAAAATATCGGCCGGGCTAGCGGAGGCCGCGGCAACGCCCAAAATCAGGCTAGCCGTCGAAATAAGGCCGTCATTGGCCCCCAGCACAGCTGCCCGCAACCATCTGATCCGGCCTACAACGTGTTTTTCGCGGTGGTGGCGAAGACGGCTCATCTTTCCCTCCGGTTAGCCAAACGATCTGGTTTGGCATATTTCGATTTCTTTCATCACTATAAAAAATTGCAGGGGATAATGCTATAAAATTCTTCGTCCTCCCAGTCCCTTTTGTTTTTGCTTGATCCATGCTAAAAAGCAACGGTCAAATACAAAGAGGCATATTGCTGTTAGGAAAAACCCGATGTTCACGGTTAGGCCCGCTTTACAAGTAGATATCCCCCAGCTCCTTCCCCTCTACCGCAAAGTGGTGCGGCAAGGCGGTTATGGCGGGTTAAGCATTGCCGCGCGGGAGCGGGATATTTCCCTGGCCTTCATCACCCGCTTGTTTGATCAAGCGGCACAAGATGGGCGGCAATTGGTAATTGCGCACCCCGATCTTCCCAGGCAGTTGATTGCCGAGATCCATTGCTGGCGGCAAAAACCGGCTTTCCTGAACCATGTGTTCGGTGATTTAATCATTGTGGTTGATCCCGAATTTCAAGGGCAAGGGCTGGGAACGCTATTGTTAAAAACCTTGCTGGAAAATGTGCGCACGGCACACCTGGATATCTTGCGGGTGGAATTATCGGTTTTTGCAAGCAACCACCCGGCGATTG is part of the Rhodospirillaceae bacterium genome and harbors:
- a CDS encoding right-handed parallel beta-helix repeat-containing protein encodes the protein MRQFYNRLLQGGCVLALTVGVMGSAHAQSGSLGVGATKITGGGGFGMDAKAWIPFGGFGAYLDGGFQDHNPFADVGVGARFMLGNSFGMGSLLTFGMQKGESNKMFYAVKPTLEIGLGGFTLSSTLQIPVGKKERSVKNSGAAEGEFRDQPGSTECSNPTNTTTKICNLWLVGQEKSTEQNRFGVNLNAQYELNLGSFSITPNAGIYVYDRQGKNLVGVHGGVKFGLGFGNGLAIEAGVNVRHHNKSNQYADNRRTQAVFTAGLTWHFGGDLAGASESFVNRAPVRTVFDRGLRTQEKRGNSFAERAGLKASNTNAPLDAVEFVDSGVMNPYNKIGSLGTNRMIIVQGGIDIAFGNNTATIAQDNVFVVGGGSTLELVTLNGHTGTFTAPGIRPNITAGNVTAVFKTDNNRNNVLFKGFDINGNGVNTTRAFHIINNSNYIKIDDVSVANVTRHAVQIENKSDNNSINNLRVSNVGEINRGVIEVNDSQSALITNITLDKLRTGSIGIWLTNNADHTIVRGFDINDDDNNYQSGIRMDNNVDDVEISYGSIRNFAANGIVIDGDSSDDNELRNLTIQTSAATNGHGILISNGADAVTLTNISVTGSGVATFRALQVNNNSTNIRIGNFHAENWEVGFGLTGAATTVVDLDGNSFTAVGGQTACDAVDVMGGINVTVTNTGMVPLCR
- the nudC gene encoding NAD(+) diphosphatase, whose protein sequence is MTNFSLSYSLSYSGQWLNRAHQIRQNPQWVKEVQDKQDSLFIPLWHNQCFLALPADAPIILSQERFHQLSLGSEAFFLGLDQEQAVFAVDLSAIPQAVALQLLQASMVIEIRALLGKFTAKDGDVLAYARGLLYWHRRQQFCGVCGQKTISKNGGHFRACVHQNCSTLFFPQIAPAVIMLVELPGNPVRCLLARHQGSAEGRYSTLAGFVDIGESLENAVKREVMEEAGLVVTQVTYQASQAWPFPSGLMVGFRAQAASSAFVLDKEELVEAALVYRGRASTTVAKPGQWASSL
- a CDS encoding GNAT family N-acetyltransferase; this translates as MFTVRPALQVDIPQLLPLYRKVVRQGGYGGLSIAARERDISLAFITRLFDQAAQDGRQLVIAHPDLPRQLIAEIHCWRQKPAFLNHVFGDLIIVVDPEFQGQGLGTLLLKTLLENVRTAHLDILRVELSVFASNHPAIALYQKTGFVVEGQAFKKFHLSNGQFENEISMCWFNPSFT
- a CDS encoding VIT family protein, producing MSRLRHHREKHVVGRIRWLRAAVLGANDGLISTASLILGVAAASASPADILLAGTAGLVAGAMSMAAGEYVSVCSQADAEQADLARERQELHDNIGLELEELTQSYVKRGVELKLARQVAEQLMEKDALLAHARDELGITEITNARPVQAAWTSAVSFSVGAALPLLVIVLSPARLLIPGIVVSSLFFMALLGLAGAKTGGAKIRAPILRVTFWGALAMATTAGIGHIFGIVVG